From a single Streptomyces sp. NBC_01264 genomic region:
- a CDS encoding AfsR/SARP family transcriptional regulator, whose amino-acid sequence MDGTPAIPHQRNHPESGDTAIAAAAGPEVGTGAGPGVEAAPAAEAVDAAPAPTAPGGNRFSVLGPIRAWRGGEPLSSGTPQQRALLAVLLLREGRTATAPELIDAIWGEDPPPQALATIRTYASRLRKILEPGLLVSESGGYAIRLPHPEALDLGIARALAADAEAARAGKPKDGSAEKAAPGAPAGQGDRALARTLLARALDVWDGEPLAGVPGPHAGTQRTRLTEWRLQLLETRLDLDLELGHHAEAVSELTALTAAHPLRERLRELLMLALYRSGRQAEALAVYADTRRLLADELGVDPRPELAELQQRILRADSELARAEDPAPAAAPVHVRPAQLPATVSDFTGRSSFVRDLGEILAGAEGQVMAVSALAGIGGVGKTTLAVHVAHAARPHFPDGQLYVDLQGTEARPAEPEAVLGSFLRALGTPDSSIPDSPAERAALYRSTLDGRRVLVLLDNARDAAQVRPLLPGTAGCAALVTSRVRMAGLAGAHLVDLDVMSPEEALQLFTRIVGAERVGAERQAALDVVGACGFLPLAIRIAASRLAARRTWTVSVLAAKLADERRRLDELQAGDLAVKATFELGYGQLEPAQQRAFRLLGLPDGPDISLAAAAAVLDRPEHDTEDLLEALVDCSLLESAAPGRYRFHDLVRLYARACAERDEQPPSGCDRALDRLLDFYLATAAGVYALERPGDRLVAHLSATRHPGLRFTEPHSAQDWLYAEAGPLLACVRQAAVCPSGRQDLLRRAVDLLWAAKDLAESGANSKQYESAATALRDAAEAAKDPYAEGRARTTLTNTHLVAGRFAEADAEASRAMSLARTAGDLLPSCWAPNDRGIIAIYEGRYDDGERYLLEAIANFRADANHVGAASALCNLSRIHVEQGRLSSAIDLAQQAIAIYDRMGLTLRLANGRYALGIALTQADRLSEAHSQLSDALALFHENRQPLWEGVTHFRLAKVHLAARRPTLAASHAEQAIALRGIGGEWNRARVLTVLGRALRQLGQRDRARVCWRDAEVVFTQLKSPELAEVQALLAAEIAA is encoded by the coding sequence ATGGACGGCACACCGGCCATCCCGCACCAGCGGAACCACCCCGAGTCCGGTGACACCGCCATTGCCGCAGCCGCCGGACCCGAAGTCGGAACCGGAGCCGGGCCCGGAGTCGAAGCGGCACCCGCCGCGGAAGCCGTCGACGCGGCCCCGGCCCCCACCGCCCCCGGAGGCAACCGGTTCTCCGTGCTCGGGCCCATCCGGGCCTGGCGCGGCGGCGAGCCGCTGAGCTCCGGGACCCCGCAGCAGCGGGCCCTGCTCGCGGTGCTCCTGCTGCGCGAGGGCCGCACCGCGACCGCGCCCGAGCTCATCGACGCCATCTGGGGCGAGGACCCGCCGCCGCAGGCCCTCGCGACCATCCGTACGTACGCCTCCCGCCTGCGCAAGATCCTCGAACCCGGGCTGCTCGTCAGCGAGTCCGGCGGCTACGCGATCCGCCTGCCCCACCCCGAGGCCCTCGACCTCGGCATCGCCCGGGCCCTCGCCGCCGACGCCGAGGCCGCGCGCGCCGGGAAGCCGAAGGACGGCTCCGCCGAGAAGGCCGCCCCCGGTGCCCCCGCCGGCCAGGGCGACCGCGCCCTCGCCCGTACGCTGCTGGCCCGCGCCCTGGACGTCTGGGACGGCGAACCGCTGGCCGGCGTACCCGGACCGCACGCCGGCACCCAGCGCACCCGGCTCACCGAGTGGCGCCTCCAGCTGCTGGAGACCCGCCTCGACCTGGACCTGGAGCTCGGCCACCACGCCGAGGCCGTCTCCGAGCTGACCGCGCTCACCGCCGCCCACCCGCTGCGGGAGCGGCTGCGCGAGCTGCTGATGCTCGCCCTCTACCGCAGCGGCCGCCAAGCCGAGGCCCTCGCCGTGTACGCCGACACCCGCCGGCTCCTCGCCGATGAACTCGGAGTCGACCCGCGCCCCGAACTCGCCGAGCTCCAACAGCGCATCCTGCGCGCCGACTCCGAACTCGCCCGAGCCGAGGACCCGGCCCCGGCGGCCGCCCCCGTGCACGTGAGGCCCGCCCAATTGCCCGCCACCGTCTCCGACTTCACCGGCCGCTCCAGCTTCGTCCGGGACCTCGGCGAGATCCTCGCCGGCGCCGAGGGGCAGGTGATGGCGGTCTCCGCCCTCGCCGGCATCGGCGGCGTCGGCAAGACCACCCTCGCCGTGCACGTCGCGCACGCCGCCCGCCCGCACTTCCCCGACGGGCAGCTCTACGTCGACCTCCAGGGCACCGAGGCCCGCCCCGCCGAGCCCGAAGCCGTCCTCGGCTCCTTCCTGCGCGCCCTCGGGACCCCCGACAGCTCCATCCCCGACTCCCCCGCCGAGCGGGCCGCGCTCTACCGCTCCACCCTCGACGGCCGGCGCGTCCTGGTCCTCCTCGACAACGCCCGCGACGCCGCCCAGGTCCGCCCGCTGCTGCCGGGCACCGCGGGCTGCGCCGCCCTCGTCACCAGCCGGGTCCGGATGGCGGGCCTGGCCGGCGCGCACCTCGTCGACCTCGACGTGATGAGCCCCGAGGAGGCGCTCCAGCTGTTCACCCGGATCGTCGGGGCCGAGCGGGTCGGCGCCGAGCGCCAGGCCGCCCTCGACGTGGTGGGCGCCTGCGGGTTCCTGCCGCTCGCCATCCGCATCGCCGCCTCCCGGCTCGCCGCCCGCCGCACCTGGACCGTCTCCGTGCTCGCCGCGAAGCTCGCCGACGAGCGCCGCCGCCTGGACGAGCTCCAGGCCGGCGACCTCGCCGTCAAGGCCACCTTCGAGCTGGGCTACGGGCAATTGGAGCCCGCGCAGCAGCGCGCGTTCCGCCTCCTGGGGCTGCCGGACGGGCCGGACATCTCCCTCGCGGCGGCAGCCGCCGTACTGGACCGGCCGGAGCACGACACCGAGGACCTGCTCGAAGCCCTGGTGGACTGCTCCCTCCTCGAATCGGCCGCGCCCGGCCGCTACCGCTTCCACGACCTCGTACGCCTCTACGCGCGTGCCTGCGCCGAGCGCGACGAGCAGCCGCCGAGCGGGTGCGACCGCGCCCTCGACCGGCTGCTGGACTTCTATCTGGCGACCGCCGCCGGGGTGTACGCCCTGGAGCGGCCCGGAGACCGGCTCGTGGCCCACCTGTCGGCCACCCGCCACCCCGGCCTGCGCTTCACCGAGCCGCACTCCGCGCAGGACTGGCTGTACGCCGAGGCCGGCCCGCTGCTCGCGTGCGTACGGCAGGCCGCCGTGTGCCCGTCCGGGCGCCAGGACCTGCTGCGGCGGGCCGTGGACCTGCTGTGGGCGGCCAAGGACCTCGCCGAATCGGGAGCCAACTCCAAGCAGTACGAGTCCGCCGCCACCGCGCTGCGCGACGCCGCCGAGGCCGCGAAGGACCCGTACGCCGAGGGCCGCGCCCGTACCACCCTCACCAACACCCACCTGGTCGCGGGCCGCTTCGCCGAGGCCGACGCCGAGGCCAGCCGGGCCATGTCCCTGGCCCGTACCGCGGGGGACCTGCTGCCCAGCTGCTGGGCGCCCAACGACCGGGGCATCATCGCGATCTACGAGGGCCGCTACGACGACGGCGAGCGGTACCTGCTGGAGGCCATCGCCAACTTCCGGGCCGACGCGAACCACGTCGGCGCGGCGAGCGCCCTGTGCAACCTCTCCCGCATCCACGTGGAGCAGGGCCGGCTCTCCAGCGCGATCGACCTCGCCCAGCAGGCCATCGCCATCTACGACCGGATGGGGCTCACCCTGCGCCTGGCCAACGGCCGCTACGCGCTGGGCATCGCCCTCACGCAGGCCGACCGGCTCTCCGAGGCGCACTCCCAGCTCAGCGACGCGCTGGCGCTGTTCCACGAGAACCGGCAGCCCCTGTGGGAGGGCGTGACGCACTTCCGGCTCGCCAAGGTCCATCTGGCGGCGCGCAGGCCCACGCTGGCCGCCTCGCACGCCGAACAGGCCATCGCCCTGCGGGGGATAGGCGGCGAGTGGAACCGGGCCAGGGTGCTGACCGTGCTCGGCAGGGCGCTGCGCCAGCTGGGGCAGCGGGACCGGGCGCGGGTGTGCTGGCGGGACGCCGAGGTGGTGTTCACCCAGCTCAAGTCGCCGGAACTGGCCGAGGTCCAGGCGCTGCTGGCGGCGGAGATCGCCGCCTGA
- a CDS encoding IclR family transcriptional regulator: MPGQSVGGQGVGYGSGHGSSQGNGSALEKTLRITEALTAFGGPHRLAELSAAAGVPKSSTYRILVSLVEQGYAVTDGEGSYGVGLRLRTLAAEVCADRPEGIVELLEFLQKCTGQAVHLALRSGNALTYIRKIEGSGSHRTSSRVGMRIPLHATAIGRAVLAHLPPEEAEGVLRTRADEEGLADELRTVRERGYAVDDAEYERSARCLGAPVFDRTGIPVGAVSLTAAASLHTRAELERFSPALLEAARGDQRLLQLGG, from the coding sequence GTGCCGGGTCAGAGTGTGGGGGGCCAGGGCGTCGGCTACGGGAGCGGCCACGGGAGCAGCCAGGGGAACGGCAGTGCCCTGGAGAAGACCCTGCGGATCACCGAGGCGCTGACCGCCTTCGGCGGCCCGCACCGGCTCGCGGAGCTGTCCGCCGCCGCCGGGGTGCCCAAATCCAGCACCTACCGGATCCTGGTCTCCCTCGTCGAGCAGGGCTACGCCGTCACCGACGGCGAGGGCAGCTACGGAGTCGGCCTGCGGCTGCGCACCCTGGCCGCCGAGGTCTGCGCCGACCGGCCCGAGGGCATCGTCGAGCTGCTCGAGTTCCTCCAGAAGTGCACCGGGCAGGCCGTCCACCTGGCCCTGCGCAGCGGCAACGCCCTCACGTACATCCGCAAGATCGAGGGCTCCGGGTCCCACCGGACCTCCTCGCGCGTCGGCATGCGCATCCCCCTGCACGCCACCGCGATCGGCCGGGCCGTCCTCGCGCACCTGCCGCCGGAGGAGGCCGAGGGCGTCCTGCGGACCCGCGCAGATGAGGAGGGTCTCGCCGACGAACTGCGGACGGTCCGGGAACGCGGCTACGCCGTCGACGACGCGGAGTACGAGCGCTCGGCCCGCTGCCTGGGCGCGCCGGTCTTCGACCGTACGGGCATCCCGGTGGGCGCGGTCAGTCTGACCGCCGCCGCCTCGCTGCACACGCGGGCGGAGCTGGAGCGGTTCTCGCCGGCGCTGCTGGAAGCCGCCCGGGGCGACCAGCGGCTGCTCCAGCTCGGCGGCTGA
- a CDS encoding class I SAM-dependent DNA methyltransferase, which produces MFTSQGPTLRELAVQALSSVERGYDLLAPKFDRTPFRTPDRMLDAVEETLARHEGPFDAGLDVCCGTGAGLGLLRRLCRGRVTGVDLSSGMLAEAGLAHPGADLLRADARHLPAALGDSYDLAVSFGAFGHFLPAERPAVFSGVHAALRPGGVFAFPIGAPIAPSRPAWWALSGFDAVMRVRNAVWRPPFVMYYRTFPLGGVRTDLRAAGFTVETLPLDHFGRRPDGTPRWRLVLARRA; this is translated from the coding sequence GTGTTCACCTCCCAGGGCCCGACCCTCCGCGAACTGGCCGTACAGGCCCTGTCCTCCGTCGAGCGGGGCTACGACCTCCTGGCCCCGAAGTTCGACCGGACCCCCTTCCGCACCCCCGACCGGATGCTCGACGCGGTCGAGGAGACGCTCGCCCGCCACGAGGGCCCCTTCGACGCCGGACTCGACGTGTGCTGCGGTACGGGCGCGGGCCTCGGCCTGCTGCGCCGGCTGTGCCGGGGCCGGGTGACCGGGGTGGACCTGAGCTCGGGCATGCTCGCCGAGGCCGGGCTCGCCCACCCCGGGGCGGACCTGCTGAGGGCCGATGCCCGGCACCTGCCCGCCGCGCTCGGGGACTCGTACGACCTGGCCGTCAGCTTCGGCGCCTTCGGCCATTTCCTCCCGGCCGAGCGCCCCGCGGTCTTCTCCGGGGTCCACGCGGCGCTGCGCCCCGGCGGCGTGTTCGCCTTCCCGATCGGCGCCCCGATCGCGCCGAGCCGCCCGGCGTGGTGGGCCCTGTCCGGCTTCGACGCGGTGATGCGCGTGCGCAATGCCGTCTGGCGCCCGCCGTTCGTCATGTACTACCGCACCTTCCCGCTGGGCGGCGTCCGTACGGACCTGCGCGCCGCCGGGTTCACGGTCGAGACGCTCCCCCTGGACCACTTCGGCCGCCGGCCGGACGGCACGCCGAGGTGGCGACTGGTGCTGGCGCGCCGAGCCTGA
- a CDS encoding RNA polymerase sigma-70 factor, with product MQGSTDVADAVRYRPLLFSIAYGMTGSVGDAEDIVQDAFLGLAKAHRAGTGIAAPKAYLTTSVTRLGINHLSSARVRRETYVGEWLPEPVVVSDERPGPAEHAELADSLSMAFLVLLEALSPVERAVFMLREVFGYAYPEVARATGKSEANCRQIFARARKRIAAGGPPTPARRAEGEELARTFFDAAAGGELDALLDMLAPDVVYHGDGGGKARAVARSVTDPRRVGQLLIGGLRRLRSLGASLRPTLVNGRPGALIVDAEGRVASVVELDIADGVVRAVHTVSNPDKLGHLGPVSDIGRLPEK from the coding sequence GTGCAGGGATCAACGGACGTCGCGGACGCGGTGAGGTACCGGCCGCTGCTGTTCTCCATCGCCTACGGGATGACCGGGTCGGTGGGCGACGCGGAGGACATCGTCCAGGACGCGTTCCTCGGGCTCGCCAAGGCACACCGGGCCGGGACCGGGATCGCCGCCCCGAAGGCGTACCTGACCACCTCCGTCACGCGGCTGGGGATCAACCACCTGAGCTCGGCGCGGGTCCGGCGCGAGACGTACGTGGGGGAGTGGCTGCCCGAGCCCGTCGTCGTGTCCGACGAACGGCCGGGCCCGGCCGAGCACGCCGAGCTGGCCGACTCCCTGTCGATGGCGTTCCTCGTCCTCCTGGAGGCCCTGTCCCCGGTGGAGCGCGCGGTGTTCATGCTGCGCGAGGTGTTCGGGTACGCGTACCCGGAGGTGGCCCGGGCCACCGGCAAGTCCGAGGCGAACTGCCGCCAGATCTTCGCCAGGGCGAGGAAACGCATCGCCGCGGGCGGCCCGCCGACCCCGGCCCGGCGGGCGGAGGGCGAGGAGCTCGCCCGTACGTTCTTCGACGCCGCGGCGGGCGGTGAGCTGGACGCCCTGCTCGACATGCTCGCGCCCGACGTCGTCTACCACGGGGACGGCGGCGGCAAGGCCCGCGCGGTCGCGCGGTCGGTGACCGATCCGCGCCGCGTCGGACAGCTGCTCATCGGCGGACTGCGCCGCCTCCGCTCGCTCGGCGCCTCCCTGCGGCCGACGCTGGTCAACGGCCGGCCGGGCGCCCTGATCGTCGACGCCGAGGGGCGGGTCGCCAGCGTGGTCGAGCTCGACATCGCCGACGGCGTGGTCCGGGCGGTCCACACCGTGTCCAACCCCGACAAGCTCGGCCACCTCGGCCCGGTCTCCGACATCGGCCGCCTGCCGGAGAAGTAG
- a CDS encoding carboxymuconolactone decarboxylase family protein, protein MTARLNLFADPVAVKAWKHIIAASKALGESTLPASTRELVMLRASQINGCAGCIDMHTKDAAAAGETAVRLHLVAAWREATVYTDAERAALLLTEEATRIADAAGGVSDEVWANAAKHFDDEQLAALVTQIALINAFNRGNVMVQTPAGDYQPGQLQH, encoded by the coding sequence ATGACCGCTCGCCTGAACCTCTTCGCCGACCCGGTCGCCGTCAAGGCGTGGAAGCACATCATCGCCGCGAGCAAGGCGCTCGGGGAGTCGACCCTGCCGGCCTCGACCCGCGAACTGGTCATGCTGCGCGCCAGCCAGATCAACGGCTGCGCCGGATGCATCGACATGCACACCAAGGACGCGGCGGCCGCCGGCGAGACCGCGGTACGCCTCCACCTGGTCGCGGCCTGGCGCGAGGCCACGGTGTACACCGACGCCGAGCGCGCGGCCCTGCTCCTGACCGAGGAGGCCACCCGCATCGCGGACGCGGCGGGCGGGGTCAGCGACGAGGTCTGGGCGAACGCCGCCAAGCACTTCGACGACGAGCAACTCGCCGCCCTGGTCACCCAGATCGCGCTCATCAACGCCTTCAACCGCGGCAACGTCATGGTCCAGACCCCGGCGGGCGACTACCAGCCGGGCCAGCTCCAGCACTGA
- a CDS encoding DoxX family protein, with amino-acid sequence MNIALWIVTGLLAVAYLLGGAFKVFTPKEKIAASGASARWVEDFGPGAVKAIGAVEMLAALGLTLPALLDIAPVLAPLAAVGLVLLMLGATLTRYRRHEPTYMAVDLAYVLLAAFVAWGRFGPESFTG; translated from the coding sequence ATGAACATCGCGCTGTGGATCGTCACCGGACTCCTCGCCGTCGCCTACCTGCTCGGCGGCGCCTTCAAGGTGTTCACGCCGAAGGAGAAGATCGCCGCGAGCGGCGCCAGCGCGCGGTGGGTCGAGGACTTCGGCCCCGGCGCGGTGAAGGCGATCGGAGCCGTGGAGATGCTGGCCGCACTGGGCCTGACCCTCCCGGCCCTCCTGGACATCGCCCCGGTCCTGGCCCCCCTGGCCGCGGTCGGCCTGGTCCTCCTCATGCTGGGCGCCACCCTCACCCGCTACCGCCGCCACGAGCCCACGTACATGGCGGTGGACCTGGCCTACGTCCTCCTGGCCGCCTTCGTGGCCTGGGGCCGCTTCGGCCCGGAATCCTTCACGGGCTGA
- a CDS encoding helix-turn-helix domain-containing protein codes for MSVEPEELGQSGEELAALLKAVRKRSGLSGARAAARCNMSQSKVSRIENGKVRPSLVDVEQILRACEADPALVSRVMNLARLAHTQWQGARGMRRKGLERKQLELAGLEASSAELRFFLLSMITGLLSTPEYIRASLAHIPGDHARTIARKLERQQVLYDRSKRFTFILTEQAVRWPLVGPDALAVQVDHLASLTHLPNVRLGVVPLTVPTGPAPLNTFTVYDDRIATVELSTGVMVFRDPRDVASHREEFSHLEDRALFGDDARDFLGACAAALR; via the coding sequence GTGAGCGTCGAACCAGAGGAGCTCGGCCAGTCCGGCGAAGAGCTGGCGGCCTTGCTGAAGGCCGTCCGGAAGCGGTCCGGGCTCTCAGGGGCTCGGGCCGCCGCCCGCTGCAACATGTCCCAGTCGAAGGTCAGCCGGATCGAGAACGGAAAGGTGCGCCCGTCCCTCGTGGACGTGGAGCAAATCCTGCGGGCCTGTGAGGCCGACCCCGCTCTGGTCTCACGGGTCATGAACCTGGCCCGTCTCGCTCATACGCAGTGGCAGGGTGCCCGGGGCATGCGGCGCAAGGGCCTGGAGAGGAAGCAACTCGAACTCGCCGGCCTCGAAGCTTCGTCAGCCGAGCTTAGGTTCTTCCTGCTGTCGATGATCACGGGCTTGCTCTCGACCCCTGAATACATCCGGGCCAGCCTCGCCCACATCCCCGGCGACCACGCCAGGACCATCGCCAGGAAGCTGGAACGGCAACAGGTCCTGTACGACCGTTCCAAGCGGTTCACGTTCATACTCACCGAGCAAGCTGTCCGGTGGCCCCTGGTCGGGCCCGACGCGCTCGCGGTACAGGTCGACCACCTGGCCTCGCTCACCCACCTGCCGAACGTGAGGCTGGGCGTCGTCCCCCTGACCGTGCCGACCGGTCCCGCACCGCTGAACACCTTCACCGTCTACGACGACCGCATCGCCACGGTCGAACTGTCCACCGGAGTCATGGTCTTCCGGGACCCCCGGGACGTGGCGAGCCACCGTGAGGAGTTCTCGCACCTAGAGGACCGGGCCCTCTTCGGTGACGACGCACGGGACTTCCTCGGGGCCTGCGCAGCCGCCCTCAGGTGA
- a CDS encoding DUF6879 family protein has translation MLLVGEDWASKFKTFQAEAWRLETLPQYLVPQEADEFAAFKAGARFPGPYEDSWTEMVRSRSVGRVHIVTRPLSDYLRFEFERYYQHQAPAGEEIRILDVTDRANPLPDVEDFWMFDRSIVVLMHYEPDGKQISRELYEGDPAPFIEYQRVAVEASVPFLEYIRT, from the coding sequence GTGCTCTTGGTTGGTGAGGACTGGGCATCGAAGTTCAAGACGTTCCAGGCGGAGGCCTGGCGGCTTGAGACACTGCCCCAGTACCTCGTACCTCAGGAAGCGGACGAGTTCGCAGCCTTCAAGGCGGGGGCCCGGTTCCCCGGACCGTACGAGGACTCGTGGACCGAGATGGTGCGCAGTCGGAGCGTAGGGCGTGTGCACATCGTCACTCGGCCGCTGAGCGACTACCTGCGGTTCGAATTCGAGCGCTACTACCAGCATCAGGCACCGGCAGGAGAAGAGATCCGCATCCTTGACGTGACCGACCGGGCGAACCCGCTCCCGGATGTCGAGGACTTCTGGATGTTCGACCGCTCCATCGTGGTGCTCATGCACTACGAACCGGACGGCAAACAGATCAGCCGAGAGCTGTACGAGGGGGATCCCGCGCCGTTCATCGAGTACCAGCGCGTTGCCGTGGAGGCTTCCGTGCCGTTCCTGGAGTACATCCGTACGTGA
- a CDS encoding allene oxide cyclase barrel-like domain-containing protein has protein sequence MDDSSTIHEPRPQEPPCAVPPEQPVSARPPPHWSPSSPAPPLASAVTTDIGAAHDRDKGNGNGKGQVITLTGRLAEQSRFPVNPGGAAAQGDRTVFRSLLFDKDGNQVGETGGTCTTTRVDNGGAEACVVTYTLPGGQIAAQGMVFGHLVPGPPPAFDNAITGGTGKYDRARGSIHAETIGTGTRRFTLDIER, from the coding sequence ATGGATGATTCATCCACCATCCATGAGCCCCGTCCCCAGGAGCCCCCATGCGCCGTCCCACCAGAACAGCCTGTATCGGCTCGGCCGCCACCGCACTGGTCGCCCTCCTCGCCTGCGCCCCCCCTCGCGTCCGCCGTCACGACGGACATCGGTGCCGCCCACGACCGCGACAAGGGCAACGGCAATGGCAAGGGCCAGGTCATCACCCTCACCGGCCGGCTCGCGGAGCAGTCGCGCTTCCCCGTCAACCCCGGCGGCGCCGCCGCGCAGGGTGACCGGACGGTCTTCCGCTCGCTGCTCTTCGACAAGGACGGCAACCAGGTCGGCGAGACCGGCGGCACCTGCACGACCACCCGGGTCGACAACGGCGGCGCGGAGGCCTGCGTCGTGACCTACACCCTCCCGGGCGGCCAGATCGCCGCGCAGGGCATGGTCTTCGGCCACCTCGTCCCGGGCCCTCCGCCCGCGTTCGACAACGCGATCACCGGCGGCACCGGCAAGTACGACCGGGCCCGTGGTTCGATCCACGCCGAGACGATCGGGACGGGCACCAGGCGCTTCACGCTCGACATCGAGCGCTGA
- a CDS encoding dienelactone hydrolase family protein, with translation MAKVLVFHHGQGLTPGVRAFAGELRRAGHVVHVPDLFEGRVFDSLDEGIGYAGETGFTAITARGTSAAEVLPAGLVYVGFSLGVLPAQKLAQTRPGARGAVLIEACVPVSEFGDAWPGDVPVQVHGMDADPFFAGEGDVDAARALVGTARDGRLFLYPGDRHLFCDSGLPSYDEDAAQRVTGRVLAFLDRVG, from the coding sequence ATGGCCAAGGTGCTGGTCTTCCACCACGGGCAGGGGCTGACGCCCGGCGTCCGGGCGTTCGCCGGGGAGCTGCGGCGTGCCGGACACGTCGTCCACGTCCCGGACCTGTTCGAAGGGCGGGTCTTCGACAGCCTCGACGAGGGCATCGGCTACGCCGGGGAGACCGGGTTCACCGCGATCACCGCGCGCGGAACCTCCGCCGCCGAGGTGCTGCCCGCGGGGCTCGTGTACGTCGGGTTCTCGCTCGGGGTCCTCCCGGCGCAGAAGCTGGCCCAGACCCGGCCCGGCGCGCGGGGCGCGGTGTTGATCGAGGCGTGCGTGCCCGTCTCGGAGTTCGGTGATGCCTGGCCCGGGGACGTTCCGGTCCAGGTCCACGGCATGGACGCGGATCCGTTCTTCGCCGGGGAAGGCGATGTGGACGCGGCCCGCGCGCTCGTCGGGACGGCCCGGGACGGACGGCTGTTCCTCTACCCCGGCGACCGCCACCTGTTCTGCGACAGCGGCCTGCCGTCGTACGACGAGGACGCCGCGCAGCGGGTCACCGGTCGGGTGCTCGCCTTCCTCGACCGCGTCGGATAG
- a CDS encoding FadD3 family acyl-CoA ligase has translation MTEDEDERTRGAADTAQDTVENAAQDTARDTPEDGRADLAWTSIGGLVRHAAERYADREAVVDGRVRIDYAQLGERVERAAAACMAAGVEPGDRVAVWAPNTLEWIVSALGAVSAGAVLVPLNTRFKGSEAAYVLQRSRARLLFVTGTFLGTSYVASLRRAAAEGEGSGPLPGLPHLKQVVVLSEDAPDSFRTWKEFLTGGDSVTAEAVRARTDAIPATAPSDIIFTSGTTGSPKGAVISHAQSLRCYEVWSELAGLREGDRYLIVNPFFHTFGYKAGVIACLMRGATMVPQPVFNVDTVLANIAAERISVLPGPPTLHQSLLDHPQRAHHDLSALRLVVTGAAVVPLQLVERLRGELHIGTVLTAYGLSEASGIVTMCRRGDPAETIASTSGRAIPGTEVRVVDADGGPQPTGRAGEVWVRGHNVMSGYFEDPAETAGAITPEGWLRTGDVGVLDAAGNLRITDRIKDMFIVGGFNAYPAEIEQLLGLHPDIADVAVVGVPDPRLGEVGKAYAVRRPGAVLTADDLIAWSRREMANYKVPREVEFVTELPRNASGKVLKRELRTR, from the coding sequence ATGACCGAGGACGAGGACGAGCGCACGCGCGGGGCCGCGGACACGGCGCAGGACACGGTGGAGAACGCGGCGCAGGACACGGCGCGGGACACGCCGGAGGACGGACGGGCCGATCTCGCCTGGACCAGCATCGGCGGACTCGTACGGCACGCCGCCGAGCGCTACGCCGACCGCGAGGCCGTCGTCGACGGGCGGGTCCGGATCGACTACGCGCAGCTCGGCGAGCGCGTCGAACGGGCCGCCGCCGCCTGCATGGCCGCCGGCGTGGAACCGGGGGACCGGGTCGCCGTCTGGGCGCCCAACACCCTCGAATGGATCGTCTCCGCCCTCGGCGCCGTCTCCGCCGGAGCCGTCCTCGTCCCCCTCAACACCCGCTTCAAGGGCTCCGAAGCCGCCTACGTCCTCCAGCGCAGCCGCGCCCGGCTCCTCTTCGTCACCGGCACCTTCCTCGGTACCTCCTACGTCGCCTCCCTGCGCCGCGCCGCCGCCGAGGGCGAGGGCTCCGGGCCGCTGCCCGGCCTGCCCCACCTGAAGCAGGTCGTCGTCCTGTCCGAGGACGCCCCGGACTCCTTCCGCACCTGGAAGGAGTTCCTGACCGGCGGCGACTCCGTCACCGCGGAGGCCGTCCGGGCCCGTACGGACGCGATCCCCGCCACCGCCCCCTCGGACATCATCTTCACCTCCGGCACCACCGGCAGCCCCAAGGGCGCCGTCATCTCCCACGCCCAGTCCCTGCGCTGCTACGAGGTCTGGAGCGAGCTCGCCGGACTGCGCGAGGGCGACCGCTACCTGATCGTGAACCCCTTCTTCCACACCTTCGGCTACAAGGCCGGGGTCATCGCCTGCCTGATGCGCGGGGCGACGATGGTCCCCCAGCCCGTCTTCAACGTGGACACCGTCCTCGCCAACATCGCCGCCGAGCGGATCTCCGTACTCCCCGGCCCGCCCACCCTGCACCAGTCCCTCCTCGACCACCCCCAGCGCGCCCACCACGACCTCTCCGCCCTGCGCCTGGTCGTCACCGGCGCCGCCGTGGTCCCGCTGCAGCTCGTCGAACGGCTCCGCGGCGAGCTGCACATCGGCACCGTCCTCACCGCGTACGGGCTCTCCGAGGCGAGCGGCATCGTCACCATGTGCCGCCGCGGCGACCCGGCGGAGACCATCGCGTCGACCTCGGGCCGGGCCATCCCCGGGACGGAGGTCAGGGTCGTGGACGCGGACGGCGGCCCCCAGCCCACGGGCCGGGCCGGCGAGGTGTGGGTGCGCGGCCACAACGTCATGAGCGGCTACTTCGAGGACCCCGCCGAAACCGCCGGGGCCATCACCCCCGAGGGCTGGCTCCGCACCGGGGACGTCGGCGTCCTCGACGCCGCGGGGAACCTGCGCATCACCGACCGGATCAAGGACATGTTCATCGTCGGCGGCTTCAACGCCTACCCCGCCGAGATCGAGCAACTCCTCGGCCTGCACCCGGACATCGCCGACGTGGCGGTCGTCGGAGTGCCCGACCCGCGGCTGGGCGAGGTGGGCAAGGCGTACGCGGTCCGCCGCCCGGGAGCGGTGCTCACGGCCGACGACCTGATCGCGTGGTCCCGCCGGGAGATGGCCAACTACAAGGTCCCGCGCGAGGTGGAGTTCGTCACCGAACTCCCGCGCAACGCGAGCGGCAAGGTCCTCAAACGCGAACTGCGCACCCGCTGA